In the ANME-2 cluster archaeon genome, one interval contains:
- a CDS encoding tetratricopeptide repeat protein produces the protein MAEIYPGTETRSLLIQLGYNEALIQDIQSELNTLFRETGFPEIKRSIFSASQKKDITQLVDSLKTLMVSLEDKGFYRPDIPQPLLKLLVNGLNLKNEDIFAILDRSSIPDELKRNEKEFLVSCAAITQLGYILLRCLVPEVKAVSAGPHVCIMIDGFSPGSMMFIDFSLDAINEVNVKQVYDRRDNLYYLKNPDEISGLDEETSGLLMKYYSSFQVTTNIGLSHIIHNNLGIVYDTAGRYGEAIEEYGEALKLDPDYIEAHNNMAVIHDRMSRNEEAIGELQEVLGLNPGYTEGHSNLAHVYTGMGRYDEAIFELEKALGLDPDYVPAHNSLGHIFAGQKKYPEAVKEFQEAIRLDLKYVLAHNNLGHVYLELEKYDDAIKEFEQVTKLDPMFTEAHQGMGLACYNKGRYDKAAHAWARAVYLKPELMDCVPDKLKLKVNMGISRLKFSK, from the coding sequence ATGGCAGAAATATATCCCGGCACTGAGACCAGGTCACTGCTGATCCAACTGGGCTACAATGAAGCACTAATACAGGATATCCAAAGTGAACTCAATACTTTGTTCAGGGAGACCGGATTTCCTGAAATTAAAAGATCAATTTTTTCTGCCAGCCAGAAAAAGGATATAACACAACTGGTGGATTCCTTGAAGACGCTGATGGTCTCACTGGAAGACAAAGGCTTTTACCGACCTGATATTCCCCAACCGCTGCTTAAGCTTTTGGTGAACGGCCTGAACCTGAAGAACGAGGATATTTTTGCGATCCTTGACAGGTCAAGTATACCTGATGAACTAAAAAGAAATGAAAAGGAATTCCTTGTTTCATGTGCTGCCATAACCCAGCTTGGTTACATACTCCTGCGCTGCCTGGTACCAGAGGTAAAGGCTGTGAGTGCAGGACCCCATGTATGTATCATGATCGATGGTTTTTCGCCAGGTTCAATGATGTTCATTGATTTCAGCCTGGATGCGATAAACGAAGTAAATGTCAAGCAGGTATATGACAGGCGGGATAATTTATATTATCTTAAAAATCCGGACGAGATATCCGGACTGGATGAGGAGACATCCGGTTTGTTGATGAAATATTACTCTTCCTTCCAGGTGACCACAAATATTGGTCTAAGTCATATTATTCATAATAACCTGGGCATTGTCTATGATACGGCTGGCAGGTACGGGGAGGCAATCGAAGAGTATGGGGAGGCTCTCAAACTTGATCCGGATTATATTGAAGCCCACAATAACATGGCTGTCATACATGACAGGATGAGCAGGAATGAGGAAGCAATTGGTGAACTCCAGGAGGTATTAGGACTCAACCCGGGATACACAGAAGGACATAGCAACCTTGCACATGTCTATACCGGGATGGGTCGATACGATGAAGCGATCTTTGAGCTTGAAAAAGCACTGGGGCTTGATCCTGACTATGTGCCGGCACATAACAGTCTGGGTCATATCTTTGCCGGACAAAAGAAATACCCTGAGGCAGTAAAGGAATTCCAGGAAGCTATCAGGCTTGACCTAAAATATGTCCTGGCCCACAATAATCTTGGACATGTCTATCTGGAGCTTGAGAAGTATGATGATGCGATAAAGGAGTTTGAGCAGGTCACAAAGCTGGACCCCATGTTTACCGAGGCACACCAGGGTATGGGATTGGCCTGCTACAACAAGGGTAGATATGATAAGGCAGCCCACGCCTGGGCCCGGGCAGTCTATCTTAAACCGGAATTAATGGACTGTGTGCCTGATAAGTTGAAACTCAAAGTGAACATGGGCATTTCAAGGCTCAAGTTCTCGAAATGA